In Rhineura floridana isolate rRhiFlo1 chromosome 4, rRhiFlo1.hap2, whole genome shotgun sequence, the sequence atgTTCTCTATTTCATAGATTCCTTGACCACGATGCCTTCAGCACTGAGGGCTGCATCCAGGGCACAATTCAGCCAGTAATAAGTGCATTTAAGTCCTGTTGGTCAGCGGGACATTAAAAGTGGCCCTCTTTGCCTGGGTCCCATCTGCTGGGTGTGCATCAATACAAGCATGAAGCTCTTGGGTGCACTGGGTGCACTGTTTCACCTACACCTACAGGGAAATGCACTTACAAGTTGGCTTCCTCTGTTAAAGTAAGTAAATGGGGCAGCTCTTGCAGGCAGAGGAACATTGCTTGCAGATCAGGCTGTTGTGCCCATAAAAACTCAGTGGGTAAAGGTAGAACTGTAGTACTCAAGACACCCTGGATCTCACAAAGTATTGGAAAAGTATTAGATCTCAGTCAAAACGAACAGGGGAATATTACAAAACCaaaagcctttctttgcaggggaTGTCCTGATATTGTAGAAGGGGATCACAACTTACAAAATCACGGAAACGACGGTACCCCTATTCCCATTTCCAAACCCCGATTTCTGAATGcatgggaagggaggagagagcgAGACGggccctgccctccctcccagcttCTAAGTGTCCAGTGCAAGCGTTTAGACTCTTCCATGCGACTGGAAAGCCCGTGTGATTGGGGTCTGCAGTGGTGTTTGCACAGAACCTACGCATTCACTGTTCTCTGTAGGTACTGTTCTATCTGCACACAGCTCTTTCACAACTTCAGCTAAACATGTGGGAGTCTGCGGCAGGGCCAGTGGCTGTGATCCTGCTCTCTTCCTCCATGGGCTCAGTAAGAATGGAGCTGCTGTGGAGATCTCATATAtgtaaggggggggagagaaatgcagTCCTTATACAGAAAGTGGCAATGCCCAGGTTATATTGTTGAACACATATACTACTTTTGAATTATAAGCCTAATGGTGTGGTTACAAGTACTAATTTCCTtattaaagggtttttttccttaaaacacacacacacaccacataaaATCTATAAATAAAGTTGTAAGTGCTTCATTTAAGGGAATATTTCTTTGGCTGCTCTGGGGGCTCACAAGTTGCTTAGCTGCAGAGACTAAAATGCATACGGTCCTACGATTAGTGTTAACCTGAGCACCGAGCTTGTCCGATAGTTCATACTGTTGACTGTCAGCAGCTCCAGATCAATGATATGTTCTCGTGGTCCTGTTAATGGCTTCACCAGTACAAGCATTGCACTCACTGAGCTTGTTTGCTGAAAGAAAAAGGAACAGAAAGTTTTCACCTGGAAACATCTGGCTCCCCTGCCTCCTCCCTGGGTAAGTTTCAAAGATGACTACCAACTCTGTGTTGAGCTATAGATAGGGATTTCAGAGAATACCAACGGACACAGGAGAGGAAATAGCCAATGctcacttatttgtcccatgtccggaatggaaatcaatgcagTGAATTGATACGactggtatttgctgttgttgttttcagtccgtgaacaatatgtaattgattacttcCCCCTCCGttagcattgtgtttcctttgcatttaaatgaatggtgtggaataacataatgataaCGTAATGAATCATGCAAAATGCTGCCAGAAAAGACAgcgagacaaataatgtagtttttgttggaagctgaactgcagcGGATCGGCAACACCGCTGCATGCAATGAGTGTGGATCGGAACGGAAATCAGCCCTTTCTGACAGCCCTACTTATAGACATCACTCTTCaggaaaaatgtaaatgttaGAGTtgaattgttgttttttaaaaaaatattcctatGAAATCTGCACTTTTGAAAGGGTGGACATTTTTACAAATCCCTAGCATCCTGGGAAGCTCCCTGCCAAATTCCCTGTGGAATACCAGCATGGCAGGAAGAACAGTTGTAGCATAGCCTTCTTCCTTTTTAGTTTCCAAGTTTCTACATGCAGCAAATTCATAAGGTGGAGAAATATTCAAATATGTGATCTTCCACTGGTATATGGACTGGAGGCAGGAAGGAGGACTGTACCATGTGTTTCTTTTAAACAAGTAAATCAGATTTAAGAAAGAATGTTGCAGAGATGTAGAAACAGCAATTATCAGAGTAGAAGAGGTAGACAAGGTTAAAAATAAGGCACAGAAGGTGAAACTGATTGGATAATAATGAAtagtaaagcaggggtgaggaacttgaGTCCTgggagctgaatgtggccctacATGTATCTTCATTGGCCCCCGGACTCTTCCCAAGCCCTATCCCCAGTCTACACCCCTCAATGgctctgctctgtgccctccttgaatgcttttgcgtACCTGGAACGTGTCCTTCACcggtgatgatgcctcttgcttgcccggagAGAGAATAGAGAGATGTGTGTGGGGTATGGCTTTGATTTTTATTATTCCAAGGTAAAAGTCACACCTGCTGCTCCAccaacttttgcctctgaccctgcccaccactggtatgcagcTCCTGGATTGTGGCCCttgaactgaaaaagtttccctgtTCTTAGTCTAAGGcatatgatgcagttctcctgtAGGAGCAAAGTGGGTACTGGCCTTGTAAGTCGCTTGTATGGGAGCCTTATGCAAACCCAGCAGGACTGAGAAAAGTAACTTGCAAAATACTCACTCTCAGAAAGAAGTCTCCGTTCTCATTCCCAGATTTTATCCGGAACGTGTTAATTGTATTGGCATAAATTGTGGTTGCCTGGATTTGGAAGATATCAGACGGCACGGTCCTATCTGAGCGGATGCTCATGTATTTGTGTACAATGGAGTATGGCAAGTCTCGACAAAGGGGGTTGGAAAGCGGACAAACACAGCGACTGTAAAACAAACCACAACGACTGAAAAACGAACTCCTGCAATGTGTAAGCAGGCGCTCAGTTTTGTACTTTGCAAATGATACTTTGCTAAGAACCTCTTAGCAGTTTCTCTTACTTTTCAGATGCCAGCATGTAAGGCTCTTGGCAAGGGTTCTTTGGATAACAGCGGTAGCCGCCATGATAATTCCAGCACATTTCATCTTCTCGGCATTCGTGACCCACTTCACATTCATTGATGTCTAGTTAGGAAAGAAAGGAAGCAAAGTTTTACAGCCTTGCtaggagaatccctaaactgtAGTAACTTCGATTTAGATTTCTACCTGAATCTACAGCAGGCAGTTGCATCTACCCTCTAagccaaaggtggggaacctccagcccttaGGTCTAATTCGTCCCGACAGGACTCCCTATTTGGCCTACAATAATGTTTTTATGAAGCAAGGCCTACCTGCCCTGCACCTGAGGTcatatacctgaaagaccgtcttaccccttatatacccagtcaatcactgtgctctgcaagtcagggcctcctgcagataccaccttatcaggaggtccgttcctcacaacataggaagcagacctttagtgtggtggcacctgccctttggaattcccttcccttaaatattaggcagccaCCATCTCTATTACCTTTTCGGTGTCTACTGAAgaatttcctcttccaacaagccttttaagtagttcttatctcagtctgtgtctgtgctggaattgctttttaagacgtttttaaaggttgtttttttaaaaagatgtttttaagatgttttgttttaatgtgtttttaaagatgtttcattatgttttaaagacttttgtttttaagatgttttaaagtgcgtttagtgtttctgtttgtcaccctggactcctttctgggaggaagcacgggatataaatttaataaataataaataatacaataatatatgATCTCAGGCGTGGGGCTGGTAAGATGCAACAAGGCCCTGAGCCTTTGCAAGTGCCAACAAATCAGCTAATTGTTGGCACTTGCAAAGCCCTTGCTTGTCACACTGAATAACTCCTTTGAAGGCACATAGTCAGGCAAAGGCTTTGCAAGCAGTGACAACCAAAGGGGTCCTTTGAAGGTGCAGTGTCACCTGACTAGTGGTGAGAATGAGCCTTCAAAGGAGCTGGCTCTCAGCACTGATCAGTTGATTGCCACACTGAGAGCAAGCCCCTTTCAAGTTGTCGCCTGATGTCATAATgttgtcaggtgactgacaggtgtgcGGCCCTGCCTACCAGTCAAAGTTGGTCTATGAAGGGCGGGGAAGGGAAGGACACACCCCACCAGCTGGATCCAGTTTCCGGCTCCCGTACTGAGCTACCATTTTGGATGCGGCTCCATCCCACCATCCTGAGCTACTATTTTGCACCTGCCTTCTGTTGGTGGACCTTAAGAGTTCTAGTAAATTCTACGGTTTGAAACCTCCCCATCTCTGCTATAAGCAGACTACCTTGCATATAAGGGACTTCCATTTATCTTAAGCCAGGCCAACACAGAGCTCACCAATCATGTACTATGGTTTGCCAGATGTGTATTGTCTGTTTCCTTCTTCCTAGATTTTTGCAGTCCCATGCAGGGAGAGCAACAGGTCTGTCAACCCCCTGGAGGGCTACTATATGTGTCATGTTTTGCTGAGCTGGTCGCAAGTTGTGCAGGGGACATTTTGCACTTCCCACGTGGATGAGATTCACAGAAAGAATCTAGATACGATTAAGGGCTTTCGGTTAGGTGCTTGTAAAAAATGATCTAAATGTTAGAATTAAAATTGCAGGTATGCAAGTCTTCGAAGAGTAGTACACTTACCTTGACAGTTTCTGCCTCTGACTAACTGGTATCCATCTGGACACAGGCAAGAATACCTCCCTGGTTCATTGACGCATTGATATTGGCATATGAAGTTGGAAGCTCTGCATTCATCGACATCTGCAAAACAATGACATAGTTTGCACCAGTTGCAAAAAGTGCTGTAAACagggcactctccccttctgcagtttctagcaactggaattcagaagcataataataaataataataaatttaatttcttcgtcgcctatctggccagtggccactctaatGCCTCTAACTATGGAGGGAAAGCATAACCATCACGCCTATTAGCCCGTTAGCCTTATCCACCTtgcatttgtctaaccctcttcaaagctgtctaagttggtggccatcattgcctcctatgggagtgaattccacagttcgcgctgagtgaagaagtactttcttttgtctgtcctgagtctcccACCATTTCTTCCCGCATATTACCAGCACTGTTCAAACTCCACTCGAAAGGCTCCTACCATCCCACGTCCTTTGAGAACCACCAATGCAGAAGAGAGTTGCTCACCACCACAGTTGATCCTGTCCGGGCTTAACTCAAAGCCTTGATTGCACTGGCAGAGGAAGGAACCGACAACGTTGTAGCAGAGTTGAGCGCATGGGTTGGTGGTCTCACATTCATTTACGTCTAAAAAGGAAATATGACATGTCTTTActaggttctctccatttctcatttttccaatcttaaatttagttctctgcatttctgcagcagtttgcaatttttttttaaatcctccggAAAATTTGTCAACATTGTAGTGAGgccttctccaaataaacacaattttgcatgcaattttgccaaatctacatatttttgcaaagcgatTTCCCTCAATTTCATGCATGGTTGTATATTATCTTCACtcacacatgcatttttatgcagactttactCTGGCATGTGTATTGTTGTACACATTAACTGGCactgcaaactgcattgcaaaattcagacaaaggcggatttcaaaagatggctgtgttttggctcatgtattgttttggaaagtgcaaatttggtagcttcgcctttacatgtgaacttaatctaatttctcccccatcgctaGTTTTTACACATAGGTGAATCTTCTCTTGTTTGGTATTTGGGTGCATTCATCAGAATCGTCAGAGTCAAGACAATTCATTGTGTAGCTAGGGAATGAATATCAAGCTCCCCAGTTTATTTCCAGCAGAGGTTTCTGCCCGCCCAGCTTCCATTCTTTAATACTGGTAATTTGTGCATCCAAACAGTTGGCTTTAAAGTCACAGGTAAGGAGCCACACAGAGAAGCGTGTGAGTCACTGGAATGAGTAAGAATGCCCACACTGGCCaatgttttatttaacaaaatgtatatgctgcttACTAGAactaaagacctctaagcggtttacagtagacagtctaaaatattcattaagaataccaataataaacaaacattaaaaacaaatcacatgacaaaaatgttaaaatacaaaataaaaccagtCATATTAAAGCACTCATACTTACTAAAATCACATATCAAAATTATGTGATTGCTAAAATGACATGCCTTGGAAACTGGAACAAATAAAGgtctaatatcaatgggcagggggttccaaagagtaggtgttgCCACGCTAAAGTATcaatttcttgcaagtgcagaataaacattatatggcacttgtaaaagtgccagttccacagattgaagtgGTTGAATGAACACATATGTCAGGCCTCTCTAAACCTGGTTCACTGGGGTTCACTGCTTATGTTTGCTGTGGACCTAGGGCCCTTAGAGCAGGCTGCAGATGGGATTGGACCTTCTCAGAAGCTCCTGTAGGGACACCAGAAAGCAATACGAGAAGGGGCCTGCAATCTGTCAAGAAGTCCTTTATTTTTCTGAGTATACCAGCTATAATTTCCAGAATGCATACGGCTGAGCAGCAACTGGAAGAAAAACCTGCTGTGTATTTCTGTAAGTGTCCAAATTCCGGGTGTGAAGGAACACACAACATTTTCAGAGCAGTATGGCTGATCTGTAGGTACCATCGGTGTTTTCAGTCTAAAAATGCATTTATCCTCTGTAGGGTCAAGCTCTGGAAAAACTGGAGCTCCAATTTTAAGGCAGAAGCTGGCTGCTCATGGCACTGATTGGTTGGTaccctgtgatgtcatcaagacaCCTTCCTCCATGAATCTCCAGAGCAGTTTTGAACTTTAATGAaaaatatccttaaaaaaaacaaataaggtgatgaaaacaccaccaccacagatAAATGTATGGATGTTTTTGGGGCACCTTCAAAAAGTGAAAGTAGGGTGGACAACCCATCTGAAAAATGGGAGAGGACAAGGATGGTGGACCCAGGAACCAATTCAGCTGCTAAGCCATTTCCTTCTTACAGGTGAGGGTCATGCTGTAAgacctttcattttaaaatgtttacaactTGTCTTCACTATGTTTTTCAACAGCAACACTGAACTACAGCTGTTCTGATGGGCTCAGACGTATGGTGAATTCTGTTGCTGTTATATAGCTAGTATTGTCAAGGATATAAGATGCTTTGAGCCTGACTTTAAATCACACAATTTAAACACCAAATCTATTTTACATTTTCATTTGATTTGTGATTTATATCGAGAATGGCTGGTATGATGCTTTGTGGGAAAACGATTCCCAAATTTTTGTCCCAAGAGAAATGAAAGTCAGTGTCATAAATCGCATTATGCAAATTGATAACACTTTATGCAGCAGTGCTAAGTATTCAGACTATCTAGCGTTAAAAAAAACAGGCAAAGGTAACTGAACacataaatcaggggtgggggggctaatgtggccctccaagcctctctagctGACCCTCAGGAATCTCCTCTGGCAATGTCCCCTCCTCAGAACACACTCTTCACCAGCCCTGCCCTTGTACTGTGACAACGTCTCTTCCTTGCCTGGGTGGGGAGACTTGTGTTaacttttgcatggctgcaaTGTAGCCCACTATACAAAGGTCAGAGTCACACCTGTGGCTCCATCtagttttgcctttggccccacccaccactggcacatggcccttgGAGGATTGCCCAtaaggcaatgtggccctcaggcagaAAAAGGTCCCCCCTGATGTGAAGCAtggcagagatggggggcaaTATTAATTAATTCAGTACAGATAGGAAGACCATTAAAATGAAGTGCAGGATTGAGCCTTGGGGATACACAGCTGCGTCTCACTGATATCAATGGTAATAACACATGTGCttaactctcccactgaaatctgtGGGGCTTCATCAAAGTGCTTAACCTAGGCTGCACTATGCCAGAAGAATATATGCCAGATGGATTATTATGCAGAATTGTGCCAATATATATGATGTGAATCTGCACATTTATTGGGCAAAATTAAGGTTCTTGTGTtgctatacaaagccctatacaacttgggtccaggatactttaaggaccacctgagcccttatatcccagccccatcactgagatcatccagaggagcactgttagttgccCCTCgagttacagaggcctgactggcctcaaccagaagttgggcatgTAGTATCACAggtcccatgctatggaacactcttcctgtagagatttggcaggcatcctcgctACTGATTCTCAGGTGTCTCTCAAAGATTTTTTTTATGCCAACATGCCTCTGCATCCAAGCTtttgagatgcatatttttaagGCTCCCTctagttgtgattgtaatttgttttaaactgttttaattgtgtattttaagCTACTGTGACCTGACCTGGGACCTACTGGGAAAGGGTAGgcaataaatttaacaacaataacaatagcagcagcaacaacaacacgtAGCTGTTCAATAGCcagtcattttattgttttagtattttttaaaaaagttatgttgatgtacactgccctgatgttttgtgatataaatcaataaaaaaagtGACCTGAAATTTTCACGCTATGTTTGTCCTGGCAAACAAGAGTgcagcagaaacagaaaatgtaAATAAGTGAGGGCTAAGAGAAGCAAATTCTTAGACCAAATGACTGGTACACACCAGGGATGGGCTACGTTAGGTTGATTGAATTTACAAATTTTGTTTCCCATAATAAAAATCCCAAAATGATTTATagcaatacaaatacataaaacatatttaaaacatggaGCAAAAGCATCAGATCACTGGTGCTGTCCACatgcccaggaaaacaaaaatgtctttgcctggcaccaaaatgaTAACATTGATGCCAGGCAGGCCTTCCTGGGGACAGCTTTCCATAAACAGGGGGTGGGGGTAGGactactacagaaaaggcccattctctcaTTGCCACCTTCTGGGCCTCCCTTGGAGGTAGCACACAGGGAAGTGTTTCAGATTATGATCTCAAGGTTtgtgagctcctactgggagaaagggtgggatataaatctaataaataaataaagtaaatatggaggaaaggtggtacttTAGATGGGCCATGTGATTATGCTCGGCACACAAGCCCAGACTTTTGAATGATTGCAGCTACCCTATGATTTGTAAGATAGCATCTGGAGGCAAAGACAGAGCTAAcctcaaatcccccccccaaattaaagTATGTGTGTTCTTTGTCTACTTTTGAGAAGTGGGGGCACTGGCATTCCTCAAGTCTCATTGAGCTGGCAGACGCCATTTTTATTTTCTAAGAATGTTCTAGAATAATACTATGTCGGGATGCATTGTGAATAGCATTCTTGGACATGAAAAGGGTTTTGAAG encodes:
- the EFEMP1 gene encoding EGF-containing fibulin-like extracellular matrix protein 1 isoform X3 — translated: MMVVFTVLAALMLATVYSQEVEETITYTQCTDGYEWDPLMQRCKDIDECEIVPDACKGGMKCVNHFGGYLCLPRTAQIIVNNGQEEPASETTSGRNGNPITRRTPADHVQSQIQCAAGYEASAHNVCQDVDECATGTHTCRLDQICINLRGSFTCQCSSGYQKRGDQCIDIDECILPPFCHHRCVNTPGSYYCQCNAGFQLTADNHTCSDVNECETTNPCAQLCYNVVGSFLCQCNQGFELSPDRINCGDVDECRASNFICQYQCVNEPGRYSCLCPDGYQLVRGRNCQDINECEVGHECREDEMCWNYHGGYRCYPKNPCQEPYMLASENRCVCPLSNPLCRDLPYSIVHKYMSIRSDRTVPSDIFQIQATTIYANTINTFRIKSGNENGDFFLRQTSSVSAMLVLVKPLTGPREHIIDLELLTVNSMNYRTSSVLRLTLIVGPYAF
- the EFEMP1 gene encoding EGF-containing fibulin-like extracellular matrix protein 1 isoform X1; translation: MMVVFTVLAALMLATVYSQEVEETITYTQCTDGYEWDPLMQRCKDIDECEIVPDACKGGMKCVNHFGGYLCLPRTAQIIVNNGQEEPASETTSGRNGNPITRRTPADHVQSQIQCAAGYEASAHNVCQDVNECETTNPCAQLCYNVVGSFLCQCNQGFELSPDRINCGDVDECRASNFICQYQCVNEPGRYSCLCPDGYQLVRGRNCQDINECEVGHECREDEMCWNYHGGYRCYPKNPCQEPYMLASENRCGLFYSRCVCPLSNPLCRDLPYSIVHKYMSIRSDRTVPSDIFQIQATTIYANTINTFRIKSGNENGDFFLRQTSSVSAMLVLVKPLTGPREHIIDLELLTVNSMNYRTSSVLRLTLIVGPYAF
- the EFEMP1 gene encoding EGF-containing fibulin-like extracellular matrix protein 1 isoform X2, whose product is MMVVFTVLAALMLATVYSQEVEETITYTQCTDGYEWDPLMQRCKDIDECEIVPDACKGGMKCVNHFGGYLCLPRTAQIIVNNGQEEPASETTSGRNGNPITRRTPADHVQSQIQCAAGYEASAHNVCQDVDECATGTHTCRLDQICINLRGSFTCQCSSGYQKRGDQCIDIDECILPPFCHHRCVNTPGSYYCQCNAGFQLTADNHTCSDVNECETTNPCAQLCYNVVGSFLCQCNQGFELSPDRINCGDVDECRASNFICQYQCVNEPGRYSCLCPDGYQLVRGRNCQDINECEVGHECREDEMCWNYHGGYRCYPKNPCQEPYMLASENRCGLFYSRCVCPLSNPLCRDLPYSIVHKYMSIRSDRTVPSDIFQIQATTIYANTINTFRIKSGNENGDFFLRQTSSVSAMLVLVKPLTGPREHIIDLELLTVNSMNYRTSSVLRLTLIVGPYAF